The following proteins are encoded in a genomic region of Streptomyces gobiensis:
- a CDS encoding SGNH/GDSL hydrolase family protein — METAPRISSFAALGDSFTEGMSDALPDGTYRGWADLLAARLAARTDDFRYANLAVRGKLIQQIADDQVDAAAALGADLVTLVGGLNDVLRPKCDMGRVCGLLEQSVEKLAPGCRRLVLMRSPARRGPLQERGRSRMERLFDFIDELAARHGALVVDLYASEALGDTRMWADDRLHLTGEGHRRVAEAVWQRLGYPAASDWDAPLPPAVPPHWYARRGADLRFARQHLVPWIGRRLTGRSSGDGRAPKRPDLAPLACEETP; from the coding sequence ATGGAGACCGCACCCCGGATCAGCAGCTTCGCCGCCCTCGGTGACTCGTTCACCGAGGGCATGTCGGACGCCCTCCCGGACGGTACGTACCGGGGCTGGGCGGACCTTCTCGCGGCCCGGCTGGCCGCCCGGACGGACGACTTCCGCTACGCCAACCTCGCGGTGCGCGGCAAGCTGATCCAGCAGATCGCCGATGACCAGGTGGACGCCGCCGCCGCACTGGGCGCTGACCTGGTGACGCTGGTCGGCGGGCTGAACGACGTACTGCGCCCCAAGTGCGATATGGGCCGGGTCTGCGGGCTGCTGGAACAGTCGGTGGAGAAGCTGGCACCCGGCTGCCGGCGGCTGGTCCTGATGCGCAGCCCGGCACGGCGCGGCCCCTTGCAGGAGCGAGGCCGGTCACGGATGGAGCGGCTCTTCGACTTCATCGATGAGCTGGCGGCGCGGCATGGCGCGCTCGTCGTCGATCTCTACGCCTCCGAGGCCCTGGGCGATACCCGGATGTGGGCGGATGACCGGCTGCATCTGACCGGTGAGGGACATCGCCGGGTGGCCGAGGCGGTCTGGCAGCGGCTGGGGTACCCGGCCGCGTCGGACTGGGATGCTCCGCTGCCGCCCGCTGTCCCACCTCACTGGTACGCGCGGCGCGGCGCGGATCTGCGTTTCGCCCGGCAGCATCTGGTCCCGTGGATCGGGCGCCGGCTGACCGGCCGGTCCTCGGGGGACGGCCGGGCGCCGAAGCGGCCCGACCTGGCGCCGCTGGCCTGCGAGGAGACCCCGTAG
- a CDS encoding hemolysin family protein produces MTLIQLLIGALMIGFNATFVGAEFALISVRRSQIEPRADEGDRKARRALWGLEHLSELMATAQLGITLTTLVLGIVAEPAMAHLLEPAFHAAGVPGPLGHTISFVVALTLATYMHMLFGEMVPKNIALAEPERTALLLGPPLVALTRALRPVIFGINALANALLRLLRVEPRSEVESVFSDDELARLVTDSSAAGLLDERSTERLRDALELGRRPVAEVVRPSERVVAARLGVTPEQLERLSASSGFSRFPVVDGGGRAVGYLHVKDALDAEPRDLPFPVAALRPIARVRAATPLDDVLGAMRRSGTHLAAVIGPDGRPAGLVTMEDVLRELVGRAPTG; encoded by the coding sequence ATGACCCTGATCCAGCTGCTCATCGGTGCGCTGATGATCGGGTTCAACGCCACCTTCGTGGGGGCGGAATTCGCCCTGATCTCGGTCCGCCGCAGCCAGATCGAACCGCGCGCCGACGAAGGCGACCGCAAAGCCCGGCGGGCGCTGTGGGGGCTTGAGCACCTCTCGGAGCTGATGGCCACGGCCCAGCTCGGCATCACCCTGACCACTCTGGTCCTGGGCATCGTCGCGGAACCCGCCATGGCGCATCTGCTGGAGCCGGCCTTCCACGCCGCCGGGGTGCCGGGGCCGCTGGGCCACACGATCTCCTTTGTGGTCGCGCTGACGCTTGCGACGTATATGCACATGCTCTTCGGTGAGATGGTCCCGAAGAACATCGCGCTGGCAGAGCCGGAGCGCACCGCGCTGCTGCTCGGCCCCCCGCTGGTGGCGCTGACCCGGGCACTGCGGCCGGTGATCTTCGGCATCAACGCCCTGGCGAACGCCCTGCTGCGGCTGCTGCGGGTGGAGCCGAGGAGTGAGGTGGAGTCGGTGTTCTCGGACGATGAGCTGGCCCGGCTGGTCACGGACTCCAGTGCGGCCGGGCTGCTGGACGAACGGTCCACCGAGCGGCTGCGGGACGCCCTGGAGCTGGGCCGCCGCCCGGTGGCCGAGGTGGTGCGGCCCAGCGAGCGCGTGGTCGCGGCCCGCCTGGGGGTGACGCCGGAGCAGCTGGAACGGCTCTCGGCCAGCTCCGGCTTCTCACGTTTCCCCGTGGTCGACGGCGGCGGCCGGGCGGTGGGCTATCTGCATGTGAAGGACGCGCTGGACGCCGAGCCGCGCGACCTGCCGTTCCCGGTGGCCGCGCTGCGGCCGATCGCCCGGGTACGCGCCGCCACGCCGCTGGATGATGTGCTCGGAGCGATGCGCCGCAGCGGGACACATCTGGCGGCGGTGATCGGCCCGGACGGGCGGCCCGCTGGGCTCGTCACGATGGAGGATGTGCTGCGGGAACTGGTGGGGCGGGCTCCCACCGGATAA
- a CDS encoding hemolysin family protein, with translation MTEVLLLALALLLILACGVFVAAEFSLTTVERSELERAAALREPGAASALKAVRSLTFQLSGAQLGITVTGLIIGMLAESSIAALLAGPIRAVGLPAAAASSVALALGTGISTVVLMVVGELVPKNWAISSPLPVAKRVATSQRAFSAAFRPLIRHLNNTANRTVRHMGLEPTEELASARSPQELVALARHSAKEGALEADSAELFVRTLHLAKLTAENVMTPRVQVTALDVQATAEDVANATRVTGLSRFPVYSGSLDKVVGVAHIKDVLAVPAELRARQPLGELLREPLLVPESLTVDRLLDRLSGSRTMGVVIDEYGGTAGVVTLEDIVEEVVGEVRDEHDPQEAPYLAPVGADAEGHEVYDADGATRTDQLEAIGLRAPEGPYETLAGLIATELGRIPDEGDRIEVAGWRIDVVDASGRRAARARLRAPLDGAGTGQDMPEEAGR, from the coding sequence ATGACCGAAGTTCTCCTCCTGGCTCTGGCCCTGCTGCTGATCCTCGCCTGCGGTGTGTTCGTCGCGGCGGAGTTCTCGCTGACCACGGTCGAGCGCAGTGAGCTGGAGCGGGCCGCCGCGCTGCGTGAGCCCGGCGCCGCCAGTGCGCTGAAGGCCGTACGCTCCCTCACCTTCCAGCTCTCCGGTGCCCAGCTCGGCATCACCGTGACCGGGCTGATCATCGGCATGCTCGCCGAGTCGTCCATCGCGGCGCTGCTGGCCGGGCCGATCCGGGCAGTGGGGCTGCCCGCCGCTGCCGCCTCCTCCGTGGCGCTGGCGCTGGGGACCGGCATCTCGACGGTGGTGCTGATGGTCGTCGGTGAGCTGGTCCCCAAGAACTGGGCGATCTCCAGCCCGCTGCCGGTCGCCAAGCGGGTCGCCACCTCCCAGCGGGCCTTTTCCGCCGCGTTCCGTCCGCTGATCCGGCACCTCAACAACACCGCCAACCGCACCGTGCGTCATATGGGTCTGGAGCCCACCGAGGAACTGGCCTCCGCCCGTTCCCCGCAGGAGCTGGTGGCGCTGGCCCGGCACTCGGCGAAGGAAGGGGCGCTGGAGGCGGACTCCGCGGAGCTGTTCGTACGGACCCTCCATCTCGCCAAGCTGACCGCCGAGAATGTGATGACGCCGCGGGTGCAGGTCACCGCGCTGGATGTGCAGGCGACGGCTGAGGATGTCGCCAACGCCACCCGGGTGACCGGCCTGTCCCGTTTCCCGGTATACAGCGGCAGCCTGGACAAGGTGGTGGGCGTGGCACACATCAAGGATGTGCTGGCCGTCCCCGCCGAGCTGCGGGCCCGGCAGCCACTTGGCGAGCTGCTGCGCGAGCCGCTGCTGGTGCCCGAGTCACTGACCGTCGACCGGCTGCTGGACCGGCTGTCGGGGTCCCGCACCATGGGTGTGGTGATCGACGAGTACGGCGGCACAGCGGGTGTGGTGACGCTGGAGGACATCGTCGAGGAGGTCGTCGGCGAGGTGCGCGATGAGCACGATCCGCAGGAGGCCCCTTATCTGGCCCCGGTCGGCGCGGACGCCGAGGGGCACGAGGTCTACGACGCCGACGGCGCCACCCGTACCGACCAGCTGGAGGCCATTGGGCTGCGCGCCCCCGAGGGGCCGTACGAGACGCTGGCCGGGCTGATCGCCACCGAGCTGGGCCGGATCCCCGACGAGGGTGACCGGATCGAGGTGGCCGGATGGCGGATCGACGTGGTCGACGCGAGCGGGCGGCGGGCCGCCCGGGCCCGGCTGCGGGCTCCACTGGACGGGGCCGGGACAGGGCAGGACATGCCTGAGGAGGCGGGACGATGA